From the bacterium HR17 genome, the window TTTGGCAGGACCGATGGCAGCGATCTTGGCGGCGACTATCGTTCTGATTTCCGCCAACACGGGCGTGATGGGTTCGTCGCGACTGGCTTACAGCATGGCGGAGTTGGGGCTCATTAGCAATTGGCTCAGCTATGTCCACCCGAAGTTCCGCACGCCCGTTCGCAGCATCGTGTTCTTTGCGGGCGTCGCCGCCGCCCAAGCCATCTTCGCCTTCTTCAGCGGCAAAAAGGCATTGGAGACGATGGCAAACATGTATGCCTTCGGGGCGATGCTGGCTTACTTTTTGAGCACGATAGCGTTAATAGCCTTGCGCATCAAGGAACCCCACACACCCCGTCCCTACAAAGTCCCGTTGAACATTCGCTTCGGTGAAGCGCAAATTCCCTTACTGGGCATTTTGGCGGTTACCGGCTCCTTCCTGATGGTCATCGCTGTCCTTTGGACGCATGAAATCGCCCGCATCTTCGGACCCCTTTGGGTCATCGCTTGGATCGCCTACTACATTTGGTATCGCTACCGAACGGGCAAACCTGTCTTCGGCAGCCTGCCCAGAAATTGGGACGAGGAGCAACTGGCGATTTTGGCGGAGACGGGCGAGTGGGACCTTTACGAGCGCTTCCGCATTGAGTTGGAGCGACGAAAGCGCCGCGCCGCGGTCGCACGATAAAGGGTAGAGACAAAAGGCGACGACAGGCAAAGGGAGCGAAACCGCATGGTGTGCGTCTCTTGCTGGGTTCGTTTTAAGGAGGCGGGTTAGATGCGGCAGTGGCGACAACTCGCTGCCTTCTTGCTCATCCTCGTCGGGGCGCTCATGGTAGCGCGGGGGATTCACTATGCCCTGGCGCAAGGGTTGGGCTGGCAAGCGATGGTCACAGCATCGGTCATGGGCATATTGGTCATCGCCTTGGGCGTCGCCCGTTGGCGCTATTGGCAAAATCCGTCGGGGCGGAGGTGACCAAACGGTGCAACCTCATCCTTTAGGCGTTTTGATTGCCATCGGCTTTTTGCTGACTTTGGGTGTGATGCTCTTTTGGATGCTGCGATTGCCCCAACCGCTGCCGCAGGAAGTCGCCCGCGCCGTTTACTCCGTTGAAGCAGCGCGCACCATTTTGGTGCCCATCCTTGACCTGTTTTACAGCGAGCGCGCCGTTGAACTGGCGTGTCGGTTAGGGCGAATGCAGAACGCCACCATCGTGCTGGCTTACATCGTGGAGGTGCCGAGGTTGCTGACTTTGGACGCACCCTTGCCACCAGCAATTAGCGAGCGGGCGCAGAAGGCGTTGGAGCAGGCGCAGCGCATCGTGGAGCGACATGGCTTGGCAGCCGTCACGGACATCGTGCGGGCACGCGAAGCCGATGAGGGCATCCGTCGCGCCGCGCAAGCATATCAGGCAGACTTGATTGTGCTGGGCGTTCAGTTTGCCGAAAACCGCGTCCCCAGCCTGTTTACTCGCACTGCCGACGCATTGTTGCGCCGTCCGCCTTGCGAACTCATCATTGACAGCGTGCCCGTCGCATGAGACCGATACCTCCGCCGGGCGGAGGGTCGTGCAGTAACCGATGAGTGCCAGCGATGGCAGGATTTATGGCGCTCAAAATGAGCGCTATGGGGGTCGGTAAACCATGCGCGTCGTCATCTTAGGTTGTGGACGGGTCGGGTCAACCTTGGCGCTGATGTTAGACGCCGAAGGGCACGAAGTTAGTGTCATTGACAAAGATCAGGATGCCTTCCGACGGCTGGGCGAACATTTTCGCGGTCAGACCGTCACGGGATTAGGGATTGATGTGGATGTGCTGCGCAGTGCCGGGATAGAAAAGGCTGACGCTTTTTTGGCAGTAACCAATGGCGATAACAGCAACATCATGGCGTCCCAAATTGCCAAAGCCATTTTCGGCGTTCCACGCGCGCTGGCGCGGGTTTATGACCCCTTGCGGGCGCAAGTCTACCGCGAGTTGGGGATAGAAACAATCAGTGCGACGGTGCTGGCAGCAGGTTTGCTGTTTGACCGCCTGTTTGAGCGCCCGTTGCGCAGCATCAACGAGTATCTGGAACTGACCAAGCAAATGTGCCGCATCTATGCCGCCGATTTGCCGACACCCGAACAGGTCGCGGCGCGTCGCGCTAGCGCTGAGGGAAAGCGCCCGCGCTATATCATCGTGGCTGGTGGCGGCAAGGTCGGTTATCAGTTGACACGGGCGCTGTTGCAAGAAGGCTACGAGGTGCTCCTCGTTGAAAAGCGCCCACAGCGTTACCATTTGTTGCGGGAGGAGTTGAGAGACGCCGTTTTCTACGGCGACGCGTGTGAAATCCGCACGATGGTGCGGATCGGCATGGAGCGAGCGGACTTGGTCGTCGCCGTGACGGGCGACGATGAAGACAACTTAGTCATCTGTCAAGTCGCCAAACGCTGGTTTGGCGTCCCGCGCGCGATCGCGCGCGTCAATAACCCGCGCAACGAAGATATCTTCCGCCGCTTGGGCATTGACGAGACCATCAGCGCAACGACCTTGCTGTTTCGCCTCATTGAGCAGGAAGTCGCCGTAGGCGAGGTGTTGCCGTTGGCGCTGCTGCGCCGAGGTGGCTTGGAAATCGTGGAGATGGAATTAACGCCGCAGTCACCGATGACCGAAAAACCCGTTCGGATATTGCCCTTGCCGACCGGCTGTTTGTTGGTAGCGGTCGTTCGGGGTGACAGCGCTCAAGTCGTCACGGGCGATACAGTGCTACGCGCCGGCGATGTCGTCATCGCTCTGGCGACACCGGAGGCGTTGGAGCAATTGCGTAACATGGCTTCAAAGGAGGGGTAATCGTGACGGACTATTGGTCGTTGCCGATCGGCGACAAAGCCCCTCATCAGTTCCACGCCGTCGTGGAAGTGCCGAAAGGCAGCCAAAACAAATACGAATACGACAAACGCTTGAACATCTTTAAACTCAACCGAACGCTTTACTCGCCGGTGCATTATCCAGGCGATTACGGCTTCATCCCCAGCACCTTAGCCGATGACGGTGACCCGTTGGATGTGCTGGTGCTGGTGGACGAGCCCAGTTTTCCAGGTTGCGTGTTGGTGGCACGCCCCATCGGGTTGCTGGACATGGTGGATGAAGGAGAGCCGGACGAGAAAGTGTTGGCAGTTCCTGTCAACAACCCCCGTTACGACACCGTTCAAGCCTACGGCGACATCTTACCCCATATGTTGCGCGAAATTGAGCATTTCTTCCGCATCTACAAGGAGTTGGAAGGCAAAACGGTCGTGACGAACGGATGGCGGGACGCGACAGCGGCGATGGAAACTATTCGGCGTTGCCACGAGAGGTTTGTGAAAGTGGTTCGGTGAACCGGACGCCCTCCGCGTTTCGTCGGTCACTGTCGCTCCGCCCATGCCAACGCTTCACGCAAGGACAGCGAAAGCACCCGCGAAATACCGTCATCTTCCATCGTAACGCCGTAAAGGTGATCCGCGGCTTGAACGGTGACTGGGTTATGCGTAATGACGATGAATTGTGTGCGATCGGCAAATTCGCGTAGCAGCGCTACGAACCGGTCCGTGTTGGCGTCGTCCAGCGGAGATTCCACTTCGTCCAGCAAAACGAACGGCGCTGGGTTGATTTTCAGCAGAGCGAACAGAAGGCATAAACCGACGATGGCTTTTTCGCCGCCCGACAACGCCATCAAGTCCTGCTCGGCTTTGCCGGGCAAACGCACCCGCACTTCCACACCGCTGTCTGCCAAAGTTGTCCCTTCGGTAAGCGAAAGGCGCCCTTCGCCGCCCCGCCAAAAATGGTGCACCATCGCGTTGAAATGCTCGTTCACTTGATCCAGCACGGCGCGGAACCGCTCGCGAAACTG encodes:
- the trkA gene encoding Trk system potassium uptake protein TrkA is translated as MRVVILGCGRVGSTLALMLDAEGHEVSVIDKDQDAFRRLGEHFRGQTVTGLGIDVDVLRSAGIEKADAFLAVTNGDNSNIMASQIAKAIFGVPRALARVYDPLRAQVYRELGIETISATVLAAGLLFDRLFERPLRSINEYLELTKQMCRIYAADLPTPEQVAARRASAEGKRPRYIIVAGGGKVGYQLTRALLQEGYEVLLVEKRPQRYHLLREELRDAVFYGDACEIRTMVRIGMERADLVVAVTGDDEDNLVICQVAKRWFGVPRAIARVNNPRNEDIFRRLGIDETISATTLLFRLIEQEVAVGEVLPLALLRRGGLEIVEMELTPQSPMTEKPVRILPLPTGCLLVAVVRGDSAQVVTGDTVLRAGDVVIALATPEALEQLRNMASKEG
- the ppa gene encoding Inorganic pyrophosphatase; translation: MTDYWSLPIGDKAPHQFHAVVEVPKGSQNKYEYDKRLNIFKLNRTLYSPVHYPGDYGFIPSTLADDGDPLDVLVLVDEPSFPGCVLVARPIGLLDMVDEGEPDEKVLAVPVNNPRYDTVQAYGDILPHMLREIEHFFRIYKELEGKTVVTNGWRDATAAMETIRRCHERFVKVVR
- the smc_1 gene encoding Chromosome partition protein Smc; the encoded protein is MRLAEAEAERTALERRLAEEFNVTPEVAHSAAQQVSQKQAALDELERVRRELAQMGDVRLGVLDEHERLTARIAFLDTQVADLESAKATLLSQLSSLEQQFRERFRAVLDQVNEHFNAMVHHFWRGGEGRLSLTEGTTLADSGVEVRVRLPGKAEQDLMALSGGEKAIVGLCLLFALLKINPAPFVLLDEVESPLDDANTDRFVALLREFADRTQFIVITHNPVTVQAADHLYGVTMEDDGISRVLSLSLREALAWAERQ